Proteins co-encoded in one Stenotrophomonas maltophilia genomic window:
- a CDS encoding roadblock/LC7 domain-containing protein: MADGQVAVLPDAGQRERLQPLLQDLRQRVEGVRTVVLASVDGFALVSAGAEGRGERLAAMTSAMLALAAAVGRELVLGDLQTLMLEAAGGKVLMLAIQAEGRAPLLLMAACDQRSVIGQVLWQSRECGQAILAELGGA; encoded by the coding sequence ATGGCTGACGGGCAGGTGGCGGTGCTGCCCGATGCCGGTCAGCGCGAGCGCCTGCAACCGCTGTTGCAGGATCTGCGGCAGCGGGTGGAGGGGGTACGCACGGTGGTGCTGGCCAGCGTGGATGGCTTCGCCCTGGTCAGCGCCGGCGCCGAAGGACGCGGCGAACGGCTGGCGGCGATGACCAGCGCGATGCTGGCGCTGGCCGCAGCAGTGGGGCGGGAACTGGTGCTGGGTGATCTGCAGACGCTGATGCTGGAGGCCGCCGGCGGCAAGGTGTTGATGCTGGCCATCCAGGCCGAAGGGCGCGCACCGCTGCTGCTGATGGCGGCCTGCGACCAGCGCAGCGTGATCGGCCAGGTGCTGTGGCAGAGCAGGGAATGTGGCCAGGCGATCCTGGCCGAACTCGGCGGAGCGTGA